In a genomic window of Onychostoma macrolepis isolate SWU-2019 chromosome 08, ASM1243209v1, whole genome shotgun sequence:
- the fmodb gene encoding fibromodulin has translation MKGWILLLMLARLVDFSMTQPTNSFTWLSYLRNRAYSHGYGRSHNNIHASLRAEDEPPVLDCPLECDCPPSYPSAMYCNNRKLQHVPFVPSHIKYVYLQNNQITTITNGVFDNAPNLAWISLHTNKLSSDKIGDKVLAKLPNLERLFLHNNNLSQVPQGLPRSLRDLHMNNNNISKIPVESFRGMSNLTGLHLQVNAIEDLSNALEGLHSLTLLDLRGNRLKKIPESLPPKLSQLYLEYNRISSVPADFLSQRPELRFVRLSHNQLTNEGIPANAFNVSTLVELDLSFNKLERIPIVSTSLENLYLQANKIKEFSVSSFCRVVDTNNYSNLRVLRLDANEIRAQDISTEVVLCLRLATNIDL, from the exons ATGAAAGGTTGGATTTTACTGCTGATGTTGGCAAGGCTTGTCGATTTTTCCATGACACAGCCGACCAACTCTTTCACCTGGCTAAGCTATCTGCGCAACCGAGCCTACAGTCATGGTTATGGCCGCAGTCACAATAACATCCATGCCTCTCTAAGAGCAGAGGATGAGCCTCCTGTGCTGGACTGTCCTTTGGAGTGCGACTGCCCTCCTTCCTACCCCAGCGCAATGTACTGCAACAACCGCAAGCTACAGCACGTCCCGTTTGTCCCATCTCATATCAAGTATGTATACCTGCAAAATAACCAGATCACGACCATCACAAATGGAGTCTTTGATAATGCTCCAAATTTAGCTTGGATCAGCctacacacaaataaactgaGCTCTGACAAGATTGGTGACAAAGTCTTAGCCAAACTACCAAACCTCGAGCGCCTCTTTTTACACAACAACAACCTGAGTCAGGTTCCACAGGGTTTACCACGTTCCCTACGAGATCTACATATGAATAATAACAATATCTCGAAGATCCCGGTCGAATCTTTCCGTGGAATGAGCAACCTGACGGGTCTGCACCTCCAAGTGAACGCCATTGAAGACCTCAGCAATGCACTTGAGGGTCTGCATTCATTGACCCTGTTAGACTTACGAGGAAACCGACTGAAGAAGATTCCAGAAAGCCTGCCGCCAAAGCTGAGCCAGCTCTACCTCGAGTACAACCGCATATCCAGCGTTCCTGCTGATTTTCTGAGCCAGCGGCCTGAGCTGCGCTTCGTACGGCTGTCCCACAACCAGCTCACAAATGAGGGAATTCCAGCCAACGCTTTCAATGTCAGCACACTCGTGGAGCTTGATTTGTCCTTCAACAAGTTGGAGAGGATTCCCATTGTCAGCACCAGTCTGGAGAATCTGTATCTCCAGGCCAACAAGATCAAAG aattttcaGTGAGCAGTTTCTGCAGAGTTGTGGATACAAACAATTACTCTAATCTGCGTGTACTGCGTCTGGATGCCAATGAAATCAGAGCCCAAGACATATCGACTGAAGTTGTACTCTGTCTGCGCCTGGCAACCAACATCGACTTGTAG